In the genome of Bacillus sp. S3, one region contains:
- a CDS encoding iron-sulfur cluster biosynthesis family protein — MEIIITEAAAEKINARVEGREGYLKLKYDTDGCGCAVNGVVALWFVQELDKTDIAIETNDKTVYVENSKMVFFDEEMKIDFSQSTNCFQLKSPQQILNGHMSFILKEKTD; from the coding sequence ATGGAAATTATCATTACAGAAGCCGCAGCTGAAAAAATAAATGCGAGAGTTGAAGGCCGAGAAGGCTATCTGAAATTAAAATACGATACCGATGGATGCGGCTGTGCCGTAAACGGTGTAGTGGCCTTGTGGTTTGTTCAAGAATTGGATAAAACCGATATTGCTATTGAAACAAACGACAAAACCGTGTACGTAGAAAATTCAAAAATGGTTTTCTTTGATGAAGAAATGAAGATCGATTTCTCGCAAAGCACCAATTGCTTTCAATTAAAAAGTCCACAGCAAATATTAAATGGACATATGAGCTTTATACTTAAGGAAAAAACAGACTGA
- a CDS encoding CDGSH iron-sulfur domain-containing protein, translating into MSKVQIKVNDNGSLRISGDVELLDGEGNVYTTKPSFSLCRCGLSKNKPFCDGSHKGNFESQVRVPTE; encoded by the coding sequence ATGTCAAAGGTTCAAATCAAAGTAAATGATAATGGTTCACTTCGAATTTCCGGTGATGTGGAATTATTAGATGGGGAAGGCAATGTATACACAACCAAACCATCGTTTTCTCTTTGCCGGTGTGGTCTGTCTAAAAATAAACCGTTTTGCGATGGCTCTCATAAAGGGAATTTTGAATCCCAGGTTCGCGTGCCAACAGAGTAG
- a CDS encoding YolD-like family protein: MIRDRGRIKWTSMMLPEHVKLLRDWVKEDGYEQKREMDEQQLELMNETLSEAIEFNQFVTITHYRNRNYEIVIGKIHYWDELTQRLHVVDRFEEVHRISIDAIADIRIADQ, encoded by the coding sequence ATGATTCGCGACCGCGGGAGAATCAAATGGACGTCGATGATGCTTCCTGAGCACGTGAAACTGCTCAGGGATTGGGTAAAGGAAGATGGCTATGAACAGAAACGGGAAATGGATGAACAGCAGCTGGAACTCATGAACGAGACACTATCTGAAGCGATTGAGTTTAATCAGTTTGTCACGATTACCCATTACCGGAATCGGAATTATGAAATCGTAATCGGCAAAATCCATTACTGGGACGAACTGACGCAAAGGCTTCATGTCGTTGATCGCTTTGAAGAAGTGCACCGAATTTCGATTGATGCGATTGCTGATATCCGGATAGCCGATCAATAA
- a CDS encoding DNA polymerase thumb domain-containing protein, translated as MVDYSALPKNKILCVDMKSFYASCAAVIEGLDPLTCYLAVAGNKERQGSVVLAASPRLKKEFGIKTGSRLFEIPKDPRIRIEEPKMATYLRIATEISRVFNRYVPKEAIHTYSVDESFIKVDGALHLWGDAHTIAQKIRDDIEREFQLPCAVGIGPNMLLSKLCLDLDAKKKGVAEWTYEDVGTKLWNVSPLREMWGIGRRVEKTLNGMGIFTVGQLARYDLETLEKKFGIMGNQLYYHAWGVDLSDLGAPIIQGQISFGKSQILLRDYKEEAEIKTVILEMCEEVARRARTHRKAGRTISLGVGYSQDEFGGGFHRSRTIQQPTNVTMELYHVCLELFHEHYSGKTVRQISIAISNIVDDHELQLDLFDMGAYKRRELGYVVDAVRKRFGSGSLLRAVSYTAAGTAKHRATLVGGHKM; from the coding sequence ATGGTCGATTATAGCGCATTACCGAAAAATAAAATTTTATGCGTGGACATGAAGAGCTTCTATGCAAGCTGTGCTGCTGTCATAGAAGGCCTTGATCCTTTAACTTGCTATTTGGCGGTGGCCGGCAACAAGGAGCGGCAAGGAAGCGTCGTGCTCGCAGCTTCACCACGGCTAAAAAAGGAATTTGGCATCAAAACAGGCTCCCGCTTGTTTGAGATTCCCAAAGATCCGCGTATTCGAATAGAGGAGCCTAAAATGGCAACCTATTTACGGATTGCAACAGAAATTTCCCGTGTGTTTAACCGCTATGTACCAAAAGAAGCCATTCACACATACAGCGTTGATGAAAGCTTTATAAAAGTGGATGGTGCTCTGCATCTGTGGGGCGATGCCCACACGATTGCCCAAAAAATAAGAGATGATATTGAGCGGGAGTTTCAGCTGCCATGTGCCGTTGGTATTGGCCCTAACATGTTACTCTCAAAGCTTTGCCTTGATCTGGATGCCAAGAAAAAAGGAGTAGCTGAGTGGACGTATGAAGATGTCGGGACAAAGCTTTGGAACGTGTCTCCGCTCAGGGAAATGTGGGGAATTGGCAGGCGCGTTGAAAAAACATTAAATGGCATGGGTATTTTCACTGTTGGTCAGCTGGCCCGCTACGATTTAGAAACGCTGGAAAAGAAATTCGGCATTATGGGAAATCAGCTTTATTACCATGCCTGGGGAGTGGACCTTTCTGACCTAGGGGCGCCAATTATCCAAGGACAAATCAGCTTTGGAAAAAGCCAAATTCTCTTAAGGGACTATAAAGAAGAAGCAGAAATTAAGACGGTTATTTTAGAAATGTGTGAGGAAGTCGCCCGAAGAGCGCGGACACATCGTAAGGCTGGAAGAACTATTAGTCTTGGGGTTGGTTACAGTCAAGATGAATTTGGCGGCGGCTTTCACCGTTCCAGAACCATCCAGCAGCCAACAAATGTGACGATGGAGCTTTACCACGTCTGCCTTGAATTGTTTCATGAACATTATTCTGGAAAAACAGTGCGGCAGATTTCGATTGCCATCAGTAATATTGTTGATGACCATGAGCTGCAGCTCGATCTATTTGACATGGGGGCTTATAAGAGGCGGGAGCTTGGTTATGTAGTAGATGCTGTCCGCAAACGCTTCGGCTCAGGTTCCCTATTGCGCGCTGTATCTTATACAGCTGCCGGAACTGCTAAACACCGGGCAACACTCGTTGGCGGACATAAAATGTAA
- a CDS encoding YqzH family protein has product MEKKLVVKMIKNCFRQYYEGDSVPIGDSDLEKLTGRIFQVKEEDPTADLFEIVNDAVYEFLAD; this is encoded by the coding sequence ATGGAGAAAAAGCTTGTGGTAAAAATGATTAAGAACTGCTTTAGACAGTACTATGAGGGTGATTCCGTGCCGATTGGCGATAGTGATTTAGAAAAACTGACTGGGCGGATTTTTCAAGTAAAAGAGGAAGATCCAACTGCGGATTTATTTGAGATAGTAAATGATGCCGTGTATGAATTTTTGGCAGACTAA
- a CDS encoding DEAD/DEAH box helicase — MNFRLTQKMIKELCGTVSFKQGEAFYRANKVTFEHYDSDLCKATVVGTEDFHVVIERKEENGFQSRCSCPKLASFQKDCQHIAAVLLAIDDFQRNGTTPPGFTTEPITNDSNLAAGLLNIFNHQPKRSSGHQLHFENRKVLDAVFVCKPIMIEEGFHMFGMELMIGQTKVENIRSFLGSVTEGHPSPLLYNPSLHCFQKDADAVIQHLIQIVQDNQNTQSNIPASKELLLIPPSSWKHLEPLLARAPRVRIEYDGDIFDGFTVTEELPPLQFDFTEAEGNNYLLKVKGLSRMIILDSYASVVSAGKIIRMKTEDCQRLADLKQMLNASGANQISIPSEQLKHFFEKVIPGLKKLGHVQLSQALAREFMKTPLVAKLYLDRVKNRLLAGLEFHYDNIIVNPLEDRSIFAGSRIIRDEEKENKILQWMEESSFSKTEGGYFLHNEGLEYEFLYHVVPKLQKLVQIYATTAVRNRIFRESAPPSIRVRLKKERTNWLEFKFELDGVSGQQIKEVLRALEEKRKYYRLRNGALLSLESREFQDIQRFLQTIPAQKKEQEDSLVVSIMQGLPLLDSVDDSQVLIVEDSFRQFLDHLRHPEHLHFEVPVSLDSVLRDYQKRGFRWIKTLAYYGFGGILADDMGLGKTLQSIAFILSELAVIREKKQPVLVVCPSSLSYNWLSELMKFAPEIEAVVVDGNQAERQRIRGEAVEIDVMITSYPLLRRDIKWYQKQTFHAVFFDEAQAFKNPVTQTARAVKRLQAAHRFALTGTPIENSSEELWSIFHVVFPELFRGLKEFSNLTRKKIARRARPFLLRRMKEDVASELPEKLEFIETAELLPEQKKLYAAYLAKLREDTLKHLDKDTIRKNRIKILAGLTRLRQICCHPALFVDGYQGGSAKFEMLLRIAEESRMSGRRVLIFSQFTKMLELIGRSLALKGLPFFYLDGGTPAEERLKICNRFNEGERDFFLISLKAGGTGLNLTGADTVILYDLWWNPAVEEQAADRAHRIGQKNVVQVIKLITRGTIEEKISELQDKKRNLIEEMIDSEERGTSSLTEEDIREILT; from the coding sequence TTGAATTTCAGATTAACTCAAAAGATGATTAAGGAATTATGCGGGACTGTCTCCTTCAAACAAGGGGAGGCATTTTACCGTGCGAATAAAGTAACATTCGAACATTATGATTCTGACTTGTGTAAAGCAACGGTAGTGGGAACGGAAGATTTCCATGTTGTGATTGAAAGGAAAGAAGAAAATGGATTTCAGTCAAGGTGCAGCTGCCCTAAGCTTGCTTCTTTTCAAAAGGATTGTCAGCATATTGCCGCTGTTCTACTCGCAATTGACGATTTTCAACGTAACGGAACCACACCGCCCGGATTTACCACAGAACCGATAACTAACGACTCAAATCTGGCTGCAGGTTTGCTGAACATTTTCAATCATCAGCCAAAACGCTCAAGCGGCCATCAGCTTCACTTTGAAAATAGAAAAGTGCTTGATGCCGTATTTGTCTGTAAACCAATTATGATAGAAGAGGGATTCCACATGTTTGGGATGGAGCTGATGATCGGACAAACAAAGGTGGAAAATATTAGGAGCTTCCTTGGAAGTGTAACAGAGGGTCATCCAAGCCCGCTGTTGTATAATCCGAGCCTCCACTGTTTCCAAAAAGATGCGGATGCCGTGATTCAACATCTCATCCAAATCGTTCAGGATAATCAGAACACGCAATCGAACATACCTGCTAGTAAGGAACTGCTCCTGATTCCTCCGTCTTCTTGGAAACATCTCGAGCCCTTGCTTGCCAGGGCTCCTAGGGTGAGGATAGAATACGATGGCGATATTTTTGACGGTTTCACCGTAACGGAAGAACTGCCTCCTTTGCAGTTTGACTTTACAGAAGCTGAAGGCAATAACTATTTGTTAAAGGTCAAAGGGTTGTCCCGTATGATTATATTAGATTCATATGCATCGGTTGTATCAGCCGGAAAAATTATCAGAATGAAAACCGAGGATTGCCAGCGGCTGGCGGATCTTAAACAGATGCTGAATGCTTCAGGGGCGAATCAAATATCCATTCCTTCAGAGCAATTAAAACACTTTTTTGAAAAAGTAATTCCGGGTTTAAAAAAATTAGGTCATGTTCAATTATCGCAGGCTCTTGCAAGAGAATTTATGAAAACACCTCTTGTTGCCAAATTGTACTTGGATCGGGTTAAAAATCGTCTGCTTGCCGGTCTGGAATTTCACTACGATAATATTATCGTCAATCCATTGGAGGACAGGAGCATTTTTGCCGGTTCAAGGATTATCAGGGATGAAGAGAAGGAGAACAAAATTCTGCAATGGATGGAGGAAAGTTCCTTTTCAAAGACTGAAGGCGGTTATTTTTTGCACAATGAAGGGTTGGAATATGAATTTCTTTATCATGTTGTCCCGAAGCTTCAAAAATTGGTGCAAATTTATGCGACGACAGCCGTACGAAATCGGATTTTTCGCGAATCTGCCCCTCCGTCAATAAGAGTGAGGTTGAAGAAAGAACGAACAAACTGGCTGGAATTTAAATTTGAGCTGGATGGAGTTTCGGGACAGCAAATTAAAGAAGTTCTGCGGGCGCTTGAGGAGAAAAGAAAATATTATCGTCTTCGAAACGGTGCGCTTCTTTCATTAGAATCAAGAGAGTTTCAGGACATCCAGCGGTTCTTACAGACGATTCCTGCACAAAAGAAAGAGCAGGAAGACAGCTTGGTGGTCTCGATTATGCAAGGGCTTCCTCTGCTCGATTCAGTTGATGATAGTCAAGTACTCATCGTAGAGGATTCATTCCGTCAATTTCTTGATCATCTCCGCCATCCCGAGCATTTGCATTTCGAGGTGCCAGTGAGTCTCGATTCGGTTTTGCGTGATTATCAAAAACGAGGTTTCCGATGGATAAAGACACTTGCCTATTACGGGTTTGGCGGTATTCTTGCCGATGATATGGGTCTTGGTAAAACGCTGCAAAGTATTGCATTTATTTTATCAGAGTTAGCTGTGATTCGGGAAAAGAAGCAGCCGGTTCTAGTTGTTTGCCCGTCCTCCTTATCCTATAACTGGCTAAGTGAACTGATGAAATTTGCACCGGAGATTGAGGCGGTTGTTGTGGATGGCAATCAAGCGGAGCGGCAACGGATTCGGGGAGAGGCAGTGGAAATAGATGTGATGATCACCTCCTATCCGTTGTTGCGTCGGGATATTAAATGGTATCAGAAACAAACCTTTCATGCTGTATTTTTCGATGAGGCCCAAGCTTTTAAGAACCCAGTGACCCAAACCGCCAGGGCTGTAAAAAGATTGCAAGCCGCTCACCGCTTTGCCCTTACCGGCACGCCGATAGAGAATTCTTCAGAAGAACTGTGGTCTATTTTTCACGTGGTGTTTCCTGAATTATTTAGGGGGTTAAAGGAATTTAGCAATCTAACACGGAAGAAAATCGCCCGTAGAGCCCGCCCCTTTTTGCTGCGCAGAATGAAGGAGGATGTGGCCTCCGAACTTCCGGAAAAATTAGAGTTCATCGAGACAGCAGAGTTGCTTCCTGAACAAAAGAAACTATATGCCGCTTATCTGGCAAAGCTCAGGGAGGATACGTTGAAGCATCTCGATAAAGATACGATTCGGAAAAATCGGATAAAAATTCTCGCTGGTTTGACTCGCTTACGGCAGATTTGCTGCCATCCGGCATTGTTTGTGGATGGGTATCAAGGCGGCTCTGCGAAATTTGAAATGCTGCTTAGGATTGCAGAGGAGTCTAGGATGTCTGGACGCAGAGTGTTAATTTTCTCTCAGTTTACAAAAATGCTTGAGCTGATCGGGAGAAGTTTAGCGTTGAAAGGGCTTCCCTTTTTCTATCTGGATGGGGGAACTCCAGCTGAAGAACGATTGAAAATCTGCAATCGTTTTAATGAAGGGGAACGTGATTTCTTTTTAATTTCTTTGAAGGCAGGAGGGACTGGACTTAATTTGACGGGAGCGGATACGGTCATCTTATATGACCTCTGGTGGAATCCCGCCGTTGAGGAGCAGGCCGCTGACCGGGCACACCGCATCGGTCAAAAAAATGTCGTCCAAGTCATCAAGCTCATTACTCGCGGCACCATCGAAGAGAAAATCAGCGAACTGCAGGATAAAAAGAGAAACCTGATTGAAGAAATGATCGATTCCGAGGAGCGTGGGACTTCTAGTCTTACGGAAGAGGATATCCGGGAAATACTGACTTAA
- a CDS encoding SDR family NAD(P)-dependent oxidoreductase, with product MVREQLKGKNIVITGASGGIGAEIAKLCAASGANLVLLARSFDKLEQLQTELQQKYQVKVDFFRLDVSDTDQVQIVFRRIFESIGDIDILVNNAGFGVFREAHEATLDEIKGMFDVNVVGLMACTSMVLPKMRARRFGHIINIASQAGKIATPKSSVYSATKHAVLGYSNALRMEIGDYNVQVTTVNPGPIATNFFTIADEGGTYVKNVQRFMLQPEFVARKVVESMLTRTREVNLPRWMNMGSALYVLFPRMFERIGKRMLNSK from the coding sequence ATGGTTAGGGAGCAGTTAAAAGGTAAAAATATTGTGATTACTGGTGCATCTGGTGGAATCGGTGCGGAAATTGCTAAGCTTTGTGCGGCGAGCGGTGCCAATCTTGTCCTGCTGGCACGAAGCTTTGATAAACTTGAGCAGCTGCAAACCGAATTGCAGCAGAAGTATCAGGTGAAAGTGGACTTTTTTCGACTTGATGTGTCTGACACAGATCAGGTTCAGATTGTTTTTCGCAGGATATTTGAATCAATCGGAGACATTGATATACTGGTGAATAATGCCGGCTTTGGAGTATTTCGTGAAGCCCACGAGGCCACTTTAGACGAAATCAAAGGGATGTTTGATGTCAATGTGGTCGGGCTGATGGCATGTACTAGCATGGTCTTGCCAAAGATGCGCGCTCGGCGATTTGGCCATATTATTAATATTGCTTCGCAGGCAGGGAAAATTGCTACGCCAAAATCAAGTGTCTATTCAGCTACCAAACATGCCGTTCTTGGGTATTCGAATGCCCTAAGAATGGAAATTGGTGATTATAATGTCCAAGTGACAACCGTGAACCCTGGACCGATTGCCACCAACTTTTTTACGATTGCCGATGAAGGAGGCACGTACGTAAAAAATGTGCAGCGGTTCATGCTCCAGCCCGAATTTGTCGCTCGGAAAGTTGTCGAAAGCATGCTGACCAGGACTAGGGAGGTCAATCTGCCGCGCTGGATGAACATGGGGAGCGCACTGTACGTTCTTTTTCCCCGGATGTTTGAGCGTATTGGGAAACGAATGCTAAATTCAAAGTAG
- a CDS encoding MBL fold metallo-hydrolase: protein MTGWKDGIAKIILPTPFAVGNVNAYLIKGERLTLVDAGVKTEECWDSLAAQMAELDLRPDDIEQVVLTHHHPDHSGMLDFFPDSVEVYGHPLNERWIHPTEEFFQIQEDFFKEKFQEFGLPAEYIPLLSKLRKNLKYSCNRSLTGTLVEGMRPSGLSEWQVIETPGHAQSQIALFREQDGILIGGDLILAHISPNPLLEPPAPGETERPKPQLQHNDSMRKLLLYPIKCVYTGHGEEVYQLEELIEKRLSRQHERAMTVNRWLKEERLTVFEICKRLFPAVYQREPLLTISETVAQLDYLASIGEISSSKSHPVQFEAKH from the coding sequence ATGACAGGATGGAAAGATGGAATTGCCAAAATAATCTTACCAACGCCATTTGCAGTTGGCAATGTAAATGCCTATTTGATTAAGGGGGAACGGTTAACGCTTGTTGATGCGGGAGTGAAAACGGAAGAATGCTGGGATTCACTTGCAGCGCAGATGGCTGAATTGGATCTAAGACCGGATGATATTGAGCAGGTGGTTCTTACTCATCATCATCCTGACCATTCGGGAATGCTCGACTTTTTTCCGGATTCTGTCGAGGTGTATGGTCATCCCTTAAATGAACGCTGGATTCATCCAACTGAAGAATTCTTTCAAATACAAGAAGATTTTTTTAAGGAGAAATTTCAGGAGTTCGGACTGCCAGCGGAGTATATCCCTTTACTTTCTAAACTAAGAAAAAACCTAAAATATTCATGTAATCGCTCATTAACCGGGACCCTTGTTGAAGGAATGAGACCTTCCGGGCTGAGTGAGTGGCAGGTCATTGAAACACCAGGTCATGCCCAAAGTCAAATTGCGCTTTTCCGGGAACAGGACGGAATCTTAATTGGCGGCGATCTCATTCTAGCTCATATTTCACCGAATCCACTGCTTGAACCGCCGGCACCGGGTGAAACTGAAAGGCCGAAGCCGCAGCTGCAGCATAACGACTCAATGAGAAAACTATTATTGTATCCTATCAAGTGTGTTTACACAGGACATGGGGAGGAAGTTTATCAGCTTGAGGAATTAATTGAAAAAAGACTTTCACGGCAGCACGAGCGGGCGATGACGGTGAATCGCTGGTTAAAAGAGGAACGGCTTACGGTATTTGAAATCTGCAAGCGCCTTTTTCCTGCTGTCTATCAGCGTGAGCCGCTGTTGACCATTTCAGAAACAGTTGCCCAGCTTGACTATTTGGCCTCTATCGGAGAAATTAGTAGTAGTAAAAGTCATCCCGTCCAATTTGAAGCAAAACATTAG
- the proC gene encoding pyrroline-5-carboxylate reductase yields the protein MKKIAIVGAGSMAEALISGILENGLIDRKNIWVTNNSNANRLKGLNDRYGIRSTYDLHTLFDNADIVMLAMKPKDADSAIAKIREHLTEQMLVVSVLAGVSMNTIETLARKSLSIARAMPNTSAAVGKSATAIAINSRVTDVQLESAEQLFSTVGLARFVEEEQLDAVTGLSGSGPAYIYYLIEAMENSAAGIGLEKEMAQELIVQTLIGAAEMVKNSSKSPEQLRREVTSPGGTTEAGVKILEEHGVQQAFISCIQAATAQSKKMGNALDSQLRVGKLF from the coding sequence ATGAAGAAAATTGCTATTGTCGGCGCAGGTTCGATGGCAGAAGCGCTCATTTCAGGTATTCTCGAAAATGGTTTAATTGATCGAAAAAATATTTGGGTAACAAATAATTCAAATGCAAACAGGTTAAAGGGTCTCAACGACCGGTATGGCATTCGCAGCACCTATGATTTACATACACTTTTTGACAATGCCGATATTGTCATGTTAGCGATGAAACCTAAAGATGCGGACTCAGCAATCGCTAAGATTCGTGAGCATCTAACGGAACAGATGCTGGTGGTTTCTGTATTAGCAGGCGTTTCAATGAATACAATCGAAACATTAGCAAGAAAATCGCTTTCGATTGCTAGAGCGATGCCTAATACCTCGGCAGCGGTTGGAAAATCGGCAACCGCTATTGCCATAAATAGCCGAGTTACTGATGTGCAGCTCGAATCAGCGGAGCAGCTCTTTTCTACAGTAGGTTTAGCAAGGTTTGTTGAGGAAGAACAGCTTGATGCGGTAACCGGATTGTCTGGGAGCGGCCCTGCCTATATTTATTATCTCATCGAGGCAATGGAAAATAGTGCTGCTGGGATTGGTCTAGAAAAAGAAATGGCACAAGAACTTATTGTCCAAACGTTAATTGGCGCCGCAGAAATGGTAAAAAACTCTTCCAAATCACCAGAACAATTACGGAGAGAAGTAACAAGCCCCGGCGGAACTACGGAGGCAGGAGTGAAGATTCTAGAGGAACATGGGGTGCAGCAAGCCTTTATTTCTTGTATTCAAGCAGCCACAGCTCAATCGAAAAAGATGGGTAATGCCTTAGATTCGCAGCTTAGAGTTGGTAAACTCTTTTAA
- a CDS encoding glycosyltransferase, whose translation METILIILFSLGLLVWLVFLLDALIGFRNLDALEKEAKLETGPLLSVIVAARNEEEQIRASILSQLKQTYINVEWILVNDRSTDDTGKIMDELAEADTRIRVFHINGLPNGWLGKNHALYKGTLQASGRWLLFTDADVRYEEDAFAKALHYFERHELDLLTAAPNLNASHFWLKSFVAFFLFGFSYFKRPWMANNPKSKIGTGIGAFNLVSKAAYKSFGTHEKIKMRPDDDLQLGMKMKRAGYRQRIVTALHLIEVEWYGSLKEAFIGLEKNTFAGLNYRISMVFFSIFGVFVTNVLPFLTIFSPNKTIALLSLGNIVLSGIHYCLIIRRMTVFSPALFLVLPITALLFIYSIIRASFLTFKRGGIVWRGTTYRLSELREKE comes from the coding sequence ATGGAAACTATTTTAATCATTTTATTTTCATTAGGTCTACTTGTTTGGCTTGTTTTTCTTTTAGATGCACTGATTGGTTTTCGAAATTTAGACGCTCTTGAAAAAGAAGCTAAACTCGAAACGGGACCGTTATTGTCGGTAATCGTGGCAGCGCGAAATGAAGAAGAGCAAATCAGGGCAAGTATCCTAAGTCAGTTGAAGCAAACCTATATAAATGTCGAATGGATTCTGGTTAATGACCGATCCACCGATGACACCGGTAAAATCATGGACGAATTGGCGGAAGCAGATACGCGAATAAGGGTATTTCATATCAATGGATTGCCTAATGGCTGGCTTGGTAAGAATCACGCCTTGTATAAGGGGACGCTTCAAGCTTCGGGGAGATGGCTGTTGTTTACCGATGCGGATGTAAGATATGAAGAAGATGCGTTCGCCAAGGCGCTGCATTACTTTGAAAGACACGAGTTAGACCTATTAACAGCAGCCCCAAATCTAAACGCCAGCCATTTCTGGCTGAAGTCATTTGTTGCCTTTTTCTTGTTTGGATTTTCCTATTTTAAACGACCTTGGATGGCAAACAATCCAAAGTCCAAAATTGGAACGGGGATTGGCGCGTTTAATCTGGTTTCCAAAGCAGCGTATAAATCATTTGGCACGCATGAAAAAATAAAAATGAGACCGGATGATGACTTGCAGCTGGGGATGAAAATGAAACGGGCAGGTTACCGTCAGCGAATTGTTACGGCACTTCACCTGATCGAAGTGGAATGGTATGGGAGCTTGAAAGAAGCCTTCATCGGGCTTGAAAAAAATACATTTGCCGGATTAAATTATCGCATCAGCATGGTATTTTTTTCGATATTCGGAGTTTTCGTTACAAATGTCCTTCCATTTCTGACGATTTTTTCACCCAATAAAACCATTGCCCTTCTTAGCTTGGGGAATATTGTACTCAGCGGAATTCATTATTGTCTCATTATCAGGAGAATGACTGTCTTCTCCCCTGCCTTGTTTCTTGTATTACCAATTACAGCATTACTTTTTATCTATTCGATTATTCGGGCAAGTTTCCTTACTTTTAAGCGTGGCGGCATTGTCTGGAGGGGTACCACTTACCGTTTAAGTGAGCTGCGGGAGAAGGAGTAA
- the namA gene encoding NADPH dehydrogenase NamA — protein MAATLFSPYTIKGVTFKNRIVMAPMCMYSSHKEDGHVQNWHRTHYTTRAVGQVGLIIVEATAVTPQGRISPQDLGIWSDEHVEGFKELVGLMKEHGAKTGIQLAHAGRKAVLEGEIVAPSAIAFNEKSKTPKEMTKTEINETVEAFKKGAERAAKAGFDVIELHGAHGYLLNEFLSPLSNKRSDEYGGSAENRYRILSEVIDAVKTVWNGPLFVRVSAHDYHEDGLTAEDYITFAKWMKEQGVDLIDVSSGAVVPARINVFPGYQVKYSETIKNGADIATGAVGLITSPIQAEEILQNDRADLVFLARELLRDPYWPRTAAKELGVTIEPPKQYERGWI, from the coding sequence ATGGCAGCAACATTATTTTCACCCTATACGATTAAAGGAGTTACATTTAAAAATAGAATCGTGATGGCACCGATGTGCATGTATTCCAGCCATAAAGAAGACGGCCATGTGCAAAACTGGCATCGGACCCATTACACAACGAGAGCCGTTGGTCAGGTTGGTCTGATTATTGTCGAAGCAACGGCGGTAACACCGCAAGGCCGGATTTCTCCTCAGGATTTAGGCATCTGGAGTGATGAGCATGTGGAAGGATTCAAGGAGCTTGTTGGTCTAATGAAGGAGCACGGTGCGAAAACCGGGATTCAGCTTGCCCATGCCGGCCGGAAAGCTGTTTTGGAAGGCGAGATTGTCGCCCCATCAGCCATTGCCTTTAATGAAAAATCTAAAACACCTAAGGAAATGACGAAAACCGAAATAAACGAAACGGTCGAGGCCTTTAAAAAGGGAGCAGAACGTGCCGCAAAAGCCGGATTTGACGTCATTGAGCTCCACGGTGCCCACGGATATTTGCTTAATGAATTCCTCTCACCGCTTTCTAATAAAAGAAGCGACGAGTATGGGGGCTCGGCGGAAAACCGTTACCGTATCCTGAGCGAGGTCATTGATGCTGTTAAAACCGTTTGGAACGGTCCATTATTTGTCAGAGTATCCGCTCACGATTACCATGAAGATGGATTAACCGCAGAAGACTACATAACATTCGCCAAGTGGATGAAAGAGCAGGGTGTCGATTTAATAGATGTCAGCTCAGGTGCAGTTGTCCCGGCACGTATTAACGTATTTCCTGGGTATCAGGTAAAATATTCAGAAACGATTAAAAACGGTGCAGACATTGCAACAGGTGCTGTAGGTTTAATCACTTCTCCGATCCAGGCGGAGGAGATTTTACAAAATGACCGAGCGGACCTAGTCTTCTTAGCCCGCGAACTACTGCGCGATCCATACTGGCCGCGCACAGCTGCCAAAGAACTAGGTGTGACCATTGAGCCGCCAAAGCAATACGAGCGCGGCTGGATTTAA